Proteins encoded by one window of Salvia splendens isolate huo1 chromosome 5, SspV2, whole genome shotgun sequence:
- the LOC121802667 gene encoding katanin p60 ATPase-containing subunit A-like 2 isoform X1, with protein sequence MADEPMPTRWSFQEFKLFYDSKFGRKRESEQKDTTANGQIVPNGDQSNGTANGSTSVKNTSDLAIYEQFRIQNGGNVVQSNGASLAQDDKPQRSLLPPFESAEVRALAESLCRDIIRGSPDIKWESIKGLENAKRLLKEAVVMPIKYPQYFTGLLTPWKGILLFGPPGTGKTMLAKAVATECKTTFFNISASSIVSKWRGDSEKLVKVLFELARHHAPSTIFLDEIDAIISQRGEGRTEHEASRRLKTELLIQMDGLTKTDELVFVLAATNLPWELDAAMLRRLEKRILVPLPEPEARQAMFEELLPSKYGEELSYDLLVEKTDGYSGSDLRLLCKEAAMQPLRRLMASLEETQAERGPEDEMPKVGPITQGDIEVALRNTRPSAHLLAHRYEKFNEDYGSQILQ encoded by the exons ATGGCCGATGAGCCTATGCCTACGCGCTGGTCGTTTCAG gaatttaaattgttttatgaTTCCAAGTTTGGGAGGAAGAGGGAGTCCGAGCAGAAAGATACAACTGCAAATGGTCAAATTGTGCCTAATGGAGACCAATCAAATGGAACGGCCAATGGAAGTACCAGTGTGAAGAACACGTCTGACTTGGCTATCTATGAGCAGTTCAGGATTCAG AATGGCGGGAATGTGGTCCAATCTAATGGAGCATCTTTAGCACAAGATGATAAACC GCAAAGATCTTTACTTCCTCCTTTTGAGTCAGCAGAAGTGCGTGCTTTGGCGGAGAGTTTATGTAG AGATATCATCCGTGGTAGTCCAGATATTAAATGGGAATCAATAAAAGGATTAGAGAATGCAAAACGGCTTCTGAAAGAAGCTGTTGTTATGCCTATAAAATATCCGCA GTACTTTACTGGTCTTCTAACACCGTGGAAAGGAATTCTTCTTTTTGGCCCCCCTGGAACGGGAAAG ACCATGTTGGCAAAAGCTGTGGCAACTGAGTGCAAAACAACATTCTTCAACATTTCCGCATCATCAATTGTTAGCAAATGGAGGG GTGATTCTGAGAAACTGGTAAAAGTATTGTTTGAGCTTGCTAGGCATCATGCACCATCAACTATTTTCCTGGACGAAATTGATGCAATTATCAGCCAACGAGGTGAAGGGCGCACCGAACATGAAGCAAGCAGGCGTCTGAAGACTGAGCTGCTTATACAG ATGGATGGCTTGACAAAGACAGATGAACTTGTATTTGTTCTGGCTGCAACCAATCTCCCATGGGAACTAGATGCAGCAATGCTTAGGCGTCTGGAAAAGCGG ATCCTGGTACCACTTCCGGAACCTGAAGCAAGACAAGCGATGTTTGAAGAATTACTGCCATCAAAATATGGCGAGGAACTTTCTTATGATTTATTAGTTGAGAAGACCGATGGTTATTCAGGGTCAGATCTTCGCCTTTTATGTAAGGAAGCTGCTATGCAACCATTGAGACGGCTAATGGCATCTCTTGAGGAGACGCAAGCAGAACGGGGGCCTGAGGATG AGATGCCAAAGGTTGGGCCAATCACACAGGGAGACATAGAGGTGGCATTGAGGAACACCAGACCTTCTGCTCATCTCCTTGCACATCGTTATGAGAAATTTAACGAAGACTATGGAAGCCAAATACTCCAATGA
- the LOC121805633 gene encoding cullin-4-like yields the protein MSHPTSSTSTSNPSKRSSSSPYSSAAAAPILSAMKKAKSHNTPHVHFSDSPALSPMIEDDPTDAALEASSPSSAFGRTGAASAGGVTSNLSRKKATLPQPTKKLVIKLNKAKPMLPANFEENTWETLKSAISAIFLKQPNPCDLEKLYQAVNDLCLHKMGGSLYQRIEKACESYISASLQSLVGQSEDLVVFLSLVQKRWQDFCDQMLMIRGIALYLDRTYVKQTSNVRSLWDMGLQLFHKHLSLASEVERKTVFGLLKMIESERLGEAVDRTLLNHLLKMFTALGIYPESFEKPFLEGTSEFYAAEGVKYMQQADVPDYLKHVEIRLQEENERCLIYLDSSTRKPLVATAERQLLVRHVTAILDKGFMILMDGKRIEDLQRMYLLFSRVDALESLRQSLNQYIRITGQSIVMDEEKDRDMVSSLLEFKANLDRIWEESFSKNEAFSNTIKDAFEHLINIRQNRPAELIAKFVDEKLRAGNKGTSEEELEGTLDKVLVLFRYIQGKDVFEAFYKKDLAKRLLLSKSASIDAEKSMITKLKTECGSQFTNKLEGMFKDIELSKEINESFKQSSQARTKLPSGIEMSVHVLTTGYWPTYPPMDVRLPHELNVYQDIFKEFYLSKHSGRRLMWQNSLGHCVLKADFPKGKKELAVSLFQTVVLMLFNDAQNLCFQDIKESTGIEDKELRRTLQSLACGKVRVLQKIPKGKDIDDDDSFVFNDQFTAPLYRIKVNAIQMKETVEENTSTTERVFQDRQYQVDAAIVRIMKTRKVLSHTLLITELFQQLKFPIKPGDLKKRIESLIDREYLERDKNNPQIYNYLA from the exons ATGTCTCACCCCACCTCCTCTACCTCCACCTCCAACCCCAGCAagcgctcctcctcctccccttattcctccgccgccgcagcTCCAATTCTCTCCGCGATGAAGAAGGCCAAGTCGCACAATACTCCCCACGTCCACTTCTCCGACTCCCCCGCCCTCTCCCCGATGATCGAGGACGATCCCACCGACGCCGCGCTCGAGGCCTCCTCCCCCTCCAGCGCCTTCGGCCGCACTGGCGCCGCTTCCGCCGGCGGCGTCACCTCCAATTTGTCGCGGAAGAAAGCCACCCTCCCGCAGCCAACAAAGAAGCTCGTAATTAAGCTCAATAaag CCAAACCGATGCTACCGGCTAATTTTGAGGAAAATACATGGGAAACACTTAAGTCGGCAATCAGCGCCATATTTTTGAAGCAACCCAATCCATGTGACCTGGAGAAACTCTATCAG GCGGTAAATGACCTTTGCCTTCACAAAATGGGGGGAAGTCTCTATCAACGGATCGAAAAGGCATGCGAAAGCTACATATCCGCTTCCCTTCAATCTTTGGTCGGCCAAAGTGAAGACCTGGTGGTTTTCTTATCACTTGTCCAGAAGCGGTGGCAGGATTTTTGCGACCAGATGCTGATGATCAGGGGTATAGCTTTATATCTCGATAGAACATATGTGAAGCAAACGTCGAATGTTCGCTCATTGTGGGACATGGGCTTGCAGCTTTTTCACAAACATCTTTCCCTAGCTTCAGAAGTGGAGCGCAAAACCGTATTTGGTCTTTTAAAAATGATTGAGAGTGAAAG ATTAGGCGAAGCAGTTGATAGAACTCTCCTTAATCATCTATTGAAGATGTTTACTGCATTGGGTATTTATCCAGAAAGCTTCGAGAAGCCATTCCTTGAAGGTACATCTGAGTTTTATGCAGCCGAAGGTGTCAAATACATGCAGCAAGCAGATGTTCCAGATTATTTAAAGCACGTAGAG ATAAGGTTGcaagaagaaaatgaaagatGCCTAATTTACCTGGATTCAAGTACAAGAAAGCCACTCGTAGCAACTGCAGAAAGGCAGCTGCTCGTGCGTCATGTAACTGCCATCCTCGACAAG GGTTTCATGATACTTATGGATGGGAAGCGTATTGAAGACCTTCAGAGGATGTATCTTCTCTTCTCTAGAGTTGACGCCCTCGAATCATTAAGGCAATCCCTGAATCAATACATCCGAATAACTGGCCAGAGTATTGTCATGGATGAGGAGAAGGACAGAGATATGGTATCGAGCTTATTGGAATTTAAGGCTAATCTTGATAGAATATGGGAAGAAAGCTTCTCCAAAAATGAAGCATTTAGCAACACCATCAAGGATGCATTTGAGCATCTCATTAATATCCGGCAG AATCGGCCTGCTGAGCTTATCGCAAAGTTTGTTGACGAAAAGCTTCGTGCTGGAAACAAGGGTACCTCAGAAGAGGAATTGGAGGGTACACTTGATAAAGTGTTGGTCTTGTTCAGATATATACAG GGCAAGGATGTATTTGAAGCTTTCTACAAGAAAGATCTTGCTAAAAGGCTCTTGTTGAGTAAAAGTGCTTCTATTGATGCAGAGAAGTCTATGATTACTAAG TTGAAAACTGAGTGCGGCAGTCAATTTACTAACAAACTCGAAGGAATGTTCAAG GACATCGAATTGTCTAAAGAGATTAACGAATCATTCAAGCAATCATCTCAAGCTCGGACAAAACTCCCGTCTGGGATCGAGATGAGCGTTCATGTCCTAACCACTGG GTACTGGCCTACATATCCACCCATGGATGTCAGGCTCCCGCATGAGCTCAATGTTTACCAG GACATTTTTAAGGAGTTTTACTTGAGCAAGCATAGTGGGAGGCGATTGATGTGGCAAAACTCGTTAGGACATTGTGTTCTTAAAGCAGATTTTCCAAAGGGTAAAAAGGAACTCGCGGTTTCTCTATTTCAG ACTGTTGTATTGATGCTGTTCAATGATGCACAAAATCTTTGCTTTCAAGATATAAAAGAGTCTACGGGTATCGAGGATAAAGAGCTGAGGAGGACTTTGCAGTCCCTTGCATGTGGGAAGGTTCGGGTCCTACAAAAA ATTCCTAAAGGCAAAGATATAGACGATGACGACTCATTTGTCTTCAACGATCAATTTACTGCTCCACTGTATCGTATAAAG GTAAATGCAATCCAGATGAAGGAAACAGTTGAGGAGAACACGAGCACAACGGAAAGGGTTTTCCAAGATCGTCAATATCAG GTCGATGCTGCTATCGTTCGTATAATGAAGACGAGAAAAGTGCTGAGCCACACCTTGCTGATCACCGAACTCTTTCAGCAG CTGAAGTTTCCAATAAAACCGGGTGACCTGAAGAAGAGGATCGAGAGCCTCATTGATCGAGAGTACCTGGAACGTGACAAAAACAACCCACAAATATACAACTACCTTGCTTGA
- the LOC121805595 gene encoding F-box/kelch-repeat protein At1g30090-like, producing the protein MQRVRISSHQSPVHKLGDSQMTLSPKFKLAATCSALLDPALQFELSMRGEPLIPGLPDDIALQCLLRLPVDKHTACKAVSRRWYSLFGSKEQFFTLRKELGFHDPWLFVFAYHKCTGKIEWKVLDLTHLSWHTIPAMPCKDKVCPQGFRCVSIPHEGALFVCGGVVSDVDCPLNLVLKYEARRNRWTVMKQMITARSFFASGVIDGMIYVAGGNSTDLFELNSAEVLDPEKGMWRPVAGMGTMMSSYDTAVLNGKLLVTEGWFWPFYVVPRGQIYDPSTDNWEDMAAGLREGWTGSSVVMHSRLFVVTEHERTKLKVYDSGDDTWDIVEGPALPEQICKPFRVSCWESKIYVVGRNLHVAIGHIVKLGPSATCEKKCRFSVQWQMVDAPGTLFDLTPSSAQVLFA; encoded by the coding sequence ATGCaaagagttcgaatttcatcaCATCAGTCTCCGGTGCATAAGCTGGGGGATTCGCAGATGACTTTGTCTCCGAAGTTTAAGTTAGCTGCAACATGTTCTGCCTTGCTTGACCCTGCACTACAGTTCGAGCTATCTATGAGGGGGGAGCCTTTGATTCCCGGACTTCCTGATGATATTGCTCTGCAGTGCCTCCTTCGGTTGCCGGTCGATAAGCACACAGCTTGCAAGGCTGTGTCCAGGCGTTGGTACTCTTTGTTTGGAAGCAAAGAGCAATTTTTCACCCTGAGGAAGGAGCTTGGGTTTCACGATCCATGGCTTTTTGTATTTGCTTATCACAAATGTACCGGGAAGATCGAGTGGAAGGTTCTAGACCTCACCCACTTGTCGTGGCACACAATCCCGGCTATGCCTTGCAAGGACAAGGTGTGCCCGCAGGGTTTCCGGTGTGTTTCCATCCCACACGAGGGGGCTCTCTTTGTTTGCGGGGGAGTGGTTTCCGACGTTGACTGTCCGCTTAATTTAGTGTTGAAGTACGAAGCGCGTAGGAACCGTTGGACGGTCATGAAGCAGATGATCACAGCCAGGTCGTTTTTCGCGAGCGGGGTTATCGATGGTATGATATATGTTGCCGGAGGTAATAGCACGGACTTGTTTGAGCTTAATTCGGCCGAGGTATTGGATCCTGAGAAAGGCATGTGGCGGCCCGTTGCTGGCATGGGGACAATGATGTCCTCGTACGACACGGCAGTTCTAAACGGGAAGCTTCTCGTGACAGAAGGCTGGTTTTGGCCCTTCTATGTCGTCCCTAGAGGTCAAATATACGACCCATCGACTGATAATTGGGAGGATATGGCTGCTGGGCTCCGGGAGGGATGGACAGGATCGAGTGTTGTGATGCACAGTCGCTTGTTTGTGGTGACGGAGCATGAACGGACGAAATTGAAGGTGTATGACTCAGGAGATGATACTTGGGATATTGTAGAGGGTCCGGCTTTACCTGAGCAGATATGCAAGCCATTCCGTGTCAGCTGTTGGGAGTCCAAGATTTATGTCGTTGGACGGAATCTCCATGTGGCCATTGGCCATATTGTGAAGCTTGGTCCGAGTGCTACATGTGAAAAGAAATGTAGATTTTCTGTTCAGTGGCAAATGGTGGACGCTCCTGGAACCCTCTTTGACCTAACGCCGTCAAGTGCACAGGTTCTATTTGCTTAG
- the LOC121802667 gene encoding katanin p60 ATPase-containing subunit A-like 2 isoform X2: MADEPMPTRWSFQFGRKRESEQKDTTANGQIVPNGDQSNGTANGSTSVKNTSDLAIYEQFRIQNGGNVVQSNGASLAQDDKPQRSLLPPFESAEVRALAESLCRDIIRGSPDIKWESIKGLENAKRLLKEAVVMPIKYPQYFTGLLTPWKGILLFGPPGTGKTMLAKAVATECKTTFFNISASSIVSKWRGDSEKLVKVLFELARHHAPSTIFLDEIDAIISQRGEGRTEHEASRRLKTELLIQMDGLTKTDELVFVLAATNLPWELDAAMLRRLEKRILVPLPEPEARQAMFEELLPSKYGEELSYDLLVEKTDGYSGSDLRLLCKEAAMQPLRRLMASLEETQAERGPEDEMPKVGPITQGDIEVALRNTRPSAHLLAHRYEKFNEDYGSQILQ; this comes from the exons ATGGCCGATGAGCCTATGCCTACGCGCTGGTCGTTTCAG TTTGGGAGGAAGAGGGAGTCCGAGCAGAAAGATACAACTGCAAATGGTCAAATTGTGCCTAATGGAGACCAATCAAATGGAACGGCCAATGGAAGTACCAGTGTGAAGAACACGTCTGACTTGGCTATCTATGAGCAGTTCAGGATTCAG AATGGCGGGAATGTGGTCCAATCTAATGGAGCATCTTTAGCACAAGATGATAAACC GCAAAGATCTTTACTTCCTCCTTTTGAGTCAGCAGAAGTGCGTGCTTTGGCGGAGAGTTTATGTAG AGATATCATCCGTGGTAGTCCAGATATTAAATGGGAATCAATAAAAGGATTAGAGAATGCAAAACGGCTTCTGAAAGAAGCTGTTGTTATGCCTATAAAATATCCGCA GTACTTTACTGGTCTTCTAACACCGTGGAAAGGAATTCTTCTTTTTGGCCCCCCTGGAACGGGAAAG ACCATGTTGGCAAAAGCTGTGGCAACTGAGTGCAAAACAACATTCTTCAACATTTCCGCATCATCAATTGTTAGCAAATGGAGGG GTGATTCTGAGAAACTGGTAAAAGTATTGTTTGAGCTTGCTAGGCATCATGCACCATCAACTATTTTCCTGGACGAAATTGATGCAATTATCAGCCAACGAGGTGAAGGGCGCACCGAACATGAAGCAAGCAGGCGTCTGAAGACTGAGCTGCTTATACAG ATGGATGGCTTGACAAAGACAGATGAACTTGTATTTGTTCTGGCTGCAACCAATCTCCCATGGGAACTAGATGCAGCAATGCTTAGGCGTCTGGAAAAGCGG ATCCTGGTACCACTTCCGGAACCTGAAGCAAGACAAGCGATGTTTGAAGAATTACTGCCATCAAAATATGGCGAGGAACTTTCTTATGATTTATTAGTTGAGAAGACCGATGGTTATTCAGGGTCAGATCTTCGCCTTTTATGTAAGGAAGCTGCTATGCAACCATTGAGACGGCTAATGGCATCTCTTGAGGAGACGCAAGCAGAACGGGGGCCTGAGGATG AGATGCCAAAGGTTGGGCCAATCACACAGGGAGACATAGAGGTGGCATTGAGGAACACCAGACCTTCTGCTCATCTCCTTGCACATCGTTATGAGAAATTTAACGAAGACTATGGAAGCCAAATACTCCAATGA
- the LOC121803745 gene encoding gibberellin 2-beta-dioxygenase-like, whose product MVDIPVVDLSDAISAKKLIVEACKEFGFFKVISNGISRELVAMLESEAVKFFTLPQHEKDRSGPPSPFGYGNTRIGPNSDTGWVEYLLLSSLKFHKTHFPTISEPFWLVMGEYTSAVKELLMRVLDDICEELGIGTALSGLIGDERSDSCFRVNHYPPCPALNKIGFGEHTDPQIMSVLRSFDAPGLQICLKNGSWASVPSDPNAFYFAVGDSLQVIPNGRFKSVKHRVLTNCIKSRLVMMVL is encoded by the exons ATGGTGGACATCCCCGTCGTAGATTTGTCGGACGCCATTAGTGCTAAGAAGCTAATAGTTGAAGCCTGTAAAGAGTTTGGATTTTTTAAGGTTATCAGCAATGGAATCTCAAGGGAGCTCGTTGCCATGTTGGAATCCGAGGCTGTCAAATTCTTCACACTACCCCAACATGAAAAGGACAGGTCCGGCCCTCCCAGCCCGTTCGGTTACGGTAACACTAGAATCGGGCCCAACAGTGACACGGGCTGGGTTGAATACCTCCTCCTCTCCTCCCTCAAGTTCCACAAAACCCATTTCCCCACCATTTCTGAACCATTCTG GCTTGTGATGGGAGAGTATACCTCAGCTGTGAAGGAACTGCTGATgcgtgttctcgatgatatttgtGAGGAGCTGGGAATCGGTACTGCTCTGAGCGGGTTGATCGGGGACGAGAGAAGTGATTCGTGTTTCCGGGTGAATCACTATCCACCGTGCCCAGCATTGAATAAGATCGGATTTGGTGAGCATACGGACCCTCAGATCATGTCTGTTTTGAGATCATTCGACGCTCCGGGCCTCCAAATTTGCCTCAAAAACGGTTCATGGGCTTCCGTCCCATCTGATCCAAACGCATTCTACTTCGCTGTGGGAGATAGTCTCCAGGTAA TTCCCAATGGAAGGTTTAAGAGTGTGAAGCATAGAGTGTTGACTAATTGCATCAAATCAAGGTTAGTGATGATGGTGCTTTAA
- the LOC121802872 gene encoding transcription factor TCP24-like: MEVDQIPCKFPNISNGGYASPIASQREKNKMNDEQGENQRSGAADPGGGIGGLYGWPSSRIVRVSRATGGKDRHSKVLTSRGLRDRRVRLSVNTAIEFYDLQDRLGYDQPSKAVEWLLAAAASSIAELPPINSPFQLPDSAMAAAGKSSIGGSSSSETSKGSIARSEKAVKENEKEKEKSSYVASFTELLSGGKDASDENSNFFPMDYFTSGFSAAAELQPHFSFPSDQSSSRGTLQSNSSQFPAKLYGGVNQRHFYPGLESRLQLYYGDGDQGSDGRNGGQKAKTNPDFGHSQNS; encoded by the exons ATGGAGGTGGATCAGATCCCGTGTAAATTCCCCAATATTAGCAATGGCGGCTATGCTTCACCGATAGCAAGCCAGAGAGAGAAGAACAAAATGAACGATGAGCAAGGGGAGAATCAGCGGAGCGGCGCGGCCGATCCAGGAGGCGGAATTGGCGGACTCTACGGCTGGCCGTCGTCGCGGATAGTTAGGGTTTCTCGAGCCACCGGCGGGAAGGACCGCCACAGCAAGGTCCTCACATCGCGAGGGCTGAGAGACCGCCGCGTTCGATTATCGGTTAACACCGCCATCGAATTCTATGATTTGCAGGACCGATTAGGCTACGATCAGCCGAGCAAGGCGGTGGAGTGGCTGCTCGCGGCTGCGGCTAGCTCGATTGCAGAGCTGCCGCCGATCAATTCCCCCTTTCAGCTCCCGGATTCCGCGATGGCGGCGGCGGGAAAATCCTCTATCGGTGGTAGCAGCAGCTCCGAGACCAGCAAGGGCTCGATTGCCAGATCTGAGAAGGCGGTTAAGGAAaatgagaaagagaaagagaaatctTCTTATGTTGCTTCCTTCACCGAGCTATTGAGCGGAGGCAAGGATGCATCCGATGAGAATTCCAACTTCTTTCCGATGGATTACTTCACCAGCGGTTTCTCAGCGGCAGCGGAGCTACAGCCACATTTCTCATTCCCCTCCGATCAATCGAGTAGTAGGGGGACCCTTCAGTCCAATTCTTCACAATTTCCTGCGAAATTGTACGGCGGCGTAAACCAGCGCCATTTTTATCCCGGATTGGAGTCGCGATTGCAGCTCTACTACGGCGATGGGGATCAGGGAAGCGATGGCAGAAATGGTGGGCAGAAAGCAAAGACAAACCCTGATTTCGGTCACTCTCAAAACAGCtg A